Within the Nicotiana tabacum cultivar K326 chromosome 11, ASM71507v2, whole genome shotgun sequence genome, the region TTATTGTCAAGAGTGACACTGAGAACTTTTATGCTGAGGATTCAATTGTTAGGATCAGATGTAATGAGATTTACAGAGCCCAATTTTTCCTACAATAGGCCAGGTGATGAAGATATGGTGATGGTTTCATCCTCATTTTTGCACACAAAACAAGCTGCATCCATATTCATGCGAATATGACTTAAACATGGTTTACAAGGAAATCTATTGTGGGAGcgttttcaaaagaaaaaatatattttggtaGGTGGAGGAGTAGTCAGATCCAAGTGAACTCCTAATCACTACCTTCAAACTCATCAATGAAAGTGTAACAAGAACTTGTACTAAACCTACCGCTGCTATGAGGGACCATAAGGGAGTGTCCAATTTATTACTgcttaaaattatttataattcgAATGTTATCAGTAATATAGTTAAAAGATACTGTCAGGGCGGGGCCGTTTGGTTTATTATATGGTTATGCAAGAATTGTTTATGCTGTGATAACAATTAAAAAATTGTTATACaataaacaacaatacaaaattGTTAGGCAATAAGTAATAATACATGAATTATCACGTATAAATTATCTAATCTAAGATTTTTAGTTGGGATGCACTTATTCATGTACTACTTACAAACGCAATTATCCAACTTTTTAACAGTTACGTCATAATACACAAATTGATCCACTTCTGCAAAGTCTTCTATGTTTTAATTCTACAGAGATTATGTTAGTTAATACAAAAAAATTATTGAATGTTACGCATAAATTGAAACCACCACTGCACTCTCTTGCAGCCATGAATATAGGACCAAGTTTAACTGGTATGGGTGAAAAATTACGCTTCATTTATCGTATTCACTCATTTGGTTAACTTTACCTCCATTTCAAACTCGCCTATTTCATGTTCCTGCCGACGCATGTACCAAAACTCAATCATTGTTAAGTATACTAATTACTAGCCCATTCAATGAGCATTGTATCTGGATATGAAAGGTAAGGTATCCTACACATTAGCTTGATCATAACACAAACTACAAAAAAACCACTTTAAAATCCATTGTTTACAAGGTCCCTGAAATAGATAACAGTACGTAGCAGAACAGCAAAATCCTATTTCAAGTCTTACAGCACCCTCTCTAGTAATCAAGTCCATGTTTCTACCAATACGAAAAGTCATACAAGTTCGTCCAACTCCTAGCTGCTTCACAAGTTTTACTCCAAATCACTCATACCCGGTTCACCTACATTGCATAAGTGTAATAATTAGCATTACAAAGAAATGAGGGAAATCAGATCATGAAAAATAAAAGGATGTAGGAGCGCCGATGCGCCCAATCTTGGGTCATCTGGAAAATAAATCATGCACGTGTGTAACACTCACAACACGTATTTCAAGTAGAAAAGCACAAAAATATAGAGGAAATAATTCATTTCTGCATGCACAAGGAAATAGGCTTCATAGAAATGTAAGGAAAACAGTATATGTATTCTCTAATTCCTTATTCTGCACTACCATAGGGTGTTTTGTGCATAAGGCAAGCTCTTTTAGTAATACACCAAATATCCATGCCACTTTCCTGTCTGCGTTTCATTTGCCGAACTTGGACACTACAACATGCAGATTTTCATCCCATTGAGCCTCCTATCATTTGTATCCACCATTACACAAATGATTGCTCATGTTTATAAGACCATTATCTCATTAACCATTTTCCATGTTCACCAAATACCAAAATCTTTTTTCTGTCTCCATATTCCTGCTTGGAAAAAAGAACCATGAAGTTTCTCTTGTTGTCATTTCGTATCATTGATCTTCCAATCATGGTATTACCCCCCAGGTGACAGCTCGTTCAGCATTTCAATTTTAAAAATGACATTTAAATGCTAGTATTAATAATTTCTGAAGTTCCAAATTTCATTTTAAATTGTTTGATAAATTTCACAATAATGAATTCAAAAACTTAGAAGGTAATTGCAATTCAAGTAAGGACTGATGAAATGAAGAACCAGCTCCCAATTCAACTCAAATTACTCCAATCACCATCAAAACATAGCAACGTCAAAGATCCAGCAATACCTCTACTTGGGATTTCGGAGGACAATGATCACAGAATCTCCACGAAGGAACATCTTGCTAATAAACCTATCTTTGTTAACAGGTTGacccttcttttttccttttccagtCTTGGGAACCTGATGAATAAACATACACAACTTGGATAAGTGGAGCTCTTTGCGCAAGTTACAAATCCAATATCCAAGATGCATTGTCCAAAACAAATTTACTAAAAACCCCAGAAAAAAGAACGAACCTCAGTCCACATTTCCCTAACATTTTCAAGCACCATGTTGCAGTGACGATCGAACGCCCTCACACGGCCGAGAAGTTTCCTGTTGTTCCTACAGTTGATGAGCACCTATAAAGCAGAAAACAGCCAGAACAACATCTGTAAGATAACTATAAAATTGAAGCTCTTTCACATACAAAACTCAAGCTTGCATTTAGTTCTAGAGTATTGAAATTTAAATCTATGACATTTAAGAAAGTACACCGGCATGACTTAGAAAGCAAATGGACAGCATAAACAAGATCCTAGATCAGATTTAGTCAATTTTTATATAAGTAGCATTACTACACAAGCATGACAAAACAAAGACATCAGTAAAGACAGTAAAGTCTATTAATACCTGAGTGTTATTCTTAACACTCATCATCAGGACAGAAAGTGGGCCAGTGTTGAActcctcttcctcatttttcacctgcgaaaagaaggaaaaagctCCATTAGCGAACACAACGGTCAGATTCACTGGGAACTGACGAGGTCCATCCCTCTACAAAACAAAATAGCAGGGCATACAC harbors:
- the LOC107781770 gene encoding uncharacterized protein LOC107781770 isoform X1, which translates into the protein MSRPMEEDAPVKNEEEEFNTGPLSVLMMSVKNNTQVLINCRNNRKLLGRVRAFDRHCNMVLENVREMWTEVPKTGKGKKKGQPVNKDRFISKMFLRGDSVIIVLRNPK
- the LOC107781770 gene encoding uncharacterized protein LOC107781770 isoform X2, which gives rise to MEEDAPVKNEEEEFNTGPLSVLMMSVKNNTQVLINCRNNRKLLGRVRAFDRHCNMVLENVREMWTEVPKTGKGKKKGQPVNKDRFISKMFLRGDSVIIVLRNPK